A region from the Rubricoccus marinus genome encodes:
- a CDS encoding helix-turn-helix domain-containing protein, protein MPNMSRFRLPQGPQPMDVIGPVVRARRKELGISQATLAERAAIDRTYVSSIERGQRNPTLPVLILLTVGLQLPQGALLAAVIDAIANQDDWLARAIERGSVVE, encoded by the coding sequence ATGCCCAACATGTCGAGGTTCCGGCTCCCGCAAGGCCCCCAGCCGATGGACGTCATCGGCCCGGTCGTCCGCGCGCGCCGCAAGGAGCTCGGCATCAGCCAGGCCACGCTCGCCGAGCGCGCCGCCATCGACCGCACCTACGTCAGCAGCATCGAGCGCGGCCAGCGCAACCCGACCCTCCCCGTCTTGATTCTCCTCACCGTCGGCCTCCAACTCCCCCAGGGCGCCCTGCTAGCAGCCGTCATCGACGCGATCGCAAACCAAGACGATTGGCTCGCGCGCGCCATCGAGCGGGGCTCCGTCGTCGAGTAG
- a CDS encoding transposase: protein MPSTDPSLSGDRVPDPARPDYGTDGQAVYWLRYYVLIVTRRRRPFFQDERARRRCEELMTEIAGQIGCEVVRCQVSPAQVIVEVMAPPKMAPHSIAHRLRYDAAAPLKAEFEEIARVGAAFAHQYMVTTVPVPETDCNDFEARISRS, encoded by the coding sequence ATGCCGTCCACTGATCCTTCCCTCTCCGGGGACCGCGTGCCCGATCCCGCGAGGCCGGACTACGGCACGGACGGGCAAGCGGTCTACTGGCTGCGGTATTACGTCCTGATCGTGACGCGCCGTCGGCGGCCGTTTTTCCAGGACGAGCGCGCGCGTCGTCGGTGCGAGGAGCTGATGACGGAGATCGCAGGCCAGATCGGGTGCGAGGTCGTGCGGTGCCAGGTGAGCCCGGCCCAGGTCATCGTCGAGGTCATGGCCCCGCCAAAGATGGCGCCCCACAGCATCGCGCACCGGTTGCGCTACGACGCGGCGGCGCCGCTCAAGGCCGAGTTCGAGGAGATCGCACGTGTGGGGGCGGCGTTCGCGCACCAGTACATGGTCACGACGGTGCCCGTGCCGGAGACGGATTGCAACGACTTCGAGGCGAGGATCTCTCGGTCCTAA